From a single Bremerella alba genomic region:
- the thiO gene encoding glycine oxidase ThiO: MPSCTSTRPDFLIVGGGVIGLSIAYELAGKGRQVLLVEKGALGREASWAGAGLLPPANQSEAWDPQEQLRGLSHQLFPEWSARLKAETQIDNEFEVSGGLYLARDPGEAASLRMACVHYEEEGVEVQRLDPPQLAERFPHLKSNQSIRDAVFLPGEAVVRNPRHLQALVQGCRNRGVEFLENTQVARWRFQGEQLTSVEIDGQEISPGTCCLATGAWSQLLTDQVLDQRKFSGRMQRPEIEPIRGQLVLLDAGQRFFTSPINEGVRYIVPRQDGLVLVGATVEEAGFDKSTTPEAIEDLTQFARQWVPQLADARQVKAWSGLRPASVDRIPYLGQLPGMANVYLAAGHYRSGLHLSPATATVMSQLMCGEQPQVDLHPFRVNRA, translated from the coding sequence TTGCCCTCTTGTACCAGTACTCGCCCTGATTTCTTAATTGTCGGAGGAGGGGTGATCGGTCTCTCGATTGCCTACGAGCTTGCCGGCAAGGGCCGCCAAGTCCTGCTTGTTGAGAAGGGGGCGTTAGGCCGCGAGGCCTCGTGGGCCGGGGCCGGTCTGCTACCCCCAGCAAACCAAAGCGAGGCCTGGGATCCGCAAGAACAACTCCGAGGTTTGAGCCATCAGCTATTCCCTGAATGGTCAGCCCGACTGAAAGCGGAAACACAGATTGATAACGAGTTCGAGGTCAGCGGAGGCCTCTATTTGGCTCGCGATCCCGGCGAGGCCGCCTCGCTGCGTATGGCCTGTGTGCATTACGAAGAAGAAGGAGTAGAGGTCCAACGGCTCGATCCCCCGCAACTCGCCGAGCGATTTCCTCATTTGAAATCGAATCAATCGATAAGAGACGCCGTGTTTCTGCCTGGCGAGGCGGTCGTGCGCAATCCACGGCATCTTCAGGCACTTGTGCAAGGTTGCCGAAATCGCGGGGTTGAGTTCCTTGAGAATACCCAGGTCGCACGCTGGCGATTTCAGGGCGAACAACTCACATCCGTCGAGATCGACGGGCAGGAAATTTCCCCAGGCACCTGCTGTTTGGCGACGGGGGCATGGTCGCAGTTGTTGACCGATCAGGTGCTCGATCAGCGAAAGTTTTCTGGTCGGATGCAGCGTCCAGAGATCGAGCCGATACGAGGGCAGCTTGTGCTGCTAGATGCTGGGCAGCGGTTTTTCACGTCGCCGATCAACGAAGGGGTTCGCTACATTGTGCCTCGGCAAGACGGTCTCGTATTGGTGGGAGCGACCGTAGAGGAAGCAGGCTTCGACAAGTCAACCACTCCAGAAGCGATCGAAGACCTCACGCAGTTTGCCCGACAATGGGTCCCGCAACTGGCCGATGCCAGGCAAGTGAAAGCCTGGTCGGGACTGCGTCCGGCGAGTGTCGATCGTATTCCGTACCTGGGGCAATTGCCCGGCATGGCCAACGTGTATCTGGCCGCGGGGCACTACCGTAGCGGCTTGCATCTTTCGCCGGCAACTGCCACGGTAATGAGCCAATTGATGTGTGGCGAGCAGCCTCAGGTCGATCTTCATCCGTTCCGCGTCAATCGAGCCTAA
- a CDS encoding protein-glutamate methylesterase/protein-glutamine glutaminase: protein MVQRTLRVLVVDDSKLIQTLISDLLEEAADIEVIATASDGQEAVKLARRLKPDVITLDVQMPKMDGLATLEAILSEQLIPVIMVSATTQLGGQITLEALDRGAIDYIAKPEGLKEAETTLRTELVRRIRMVGNTDVKKVLTMRRERAQKRKERREKLGLSNEVKAVPKPIQSPDLPISDKCIALGISTGGPPALAAMFEVLPEGLPPIVIVQHMPANFTQAFAARLNSLSRVNVKEAETGDILLPGHAYLAPGGMHLEVNRHGAKGGKLRVRDGDFVSGHRPSVDVMMSSAVKVYQDRLLGVIMTGMGRDGSDGCGAIKAAGGYVLGQDEATSDVYGMNKVAYLAGNVDRQFSLDEAATTVTTQVRRLWSAATVS, encoded by the coding sequence ATGGTCCAACGTACTTTGCGTGTTCTTGTAGTCGATGACTCGAAACTCATCCAAACACTGATCTCCGATCTGCTGGAAGAAGCAGCAGATATCGAAGTCATCGCCACGGCTTCGGACGGACAGGAAGCAGTGAAACTAGCTCGCAGGTTGAAGCCGGACGTCATTACGCTTGATGTCCAGATGCCCAAAATGGATGGCCTGGCGACCCTCGAAGCGATTCTCTCTGAGCAACTGATCCCTGTCATTATGGTCAGCGCCACCACACAGCTTGGCGGCCAGATCACGCTCGAGGCACTCGACCGCGGTGCCATCGATTACATTGCCAAGCCAGAAGGTCTTAAAGAAGCAGAAACCACCCTGCGGACCGAGCTTGTTCGTCGCATTCGGATGGTCGGCAACACAGACGTGAAAAAAGTTCTGACGATGCGCCGCGAGCGTGCGCAGAAGCGAAAAGAACGTCGCGAAAAATTGGGGCTGTCGAACGAAGTCAAAGCGGTACCCAAGCCTATTCAATCGCCCGATCTTCCCATATCCGACAAGTGCATTGCCTTGGGAATCTCGACAGGCGGCCCGCCTGCTTTGGCGGCGATGTTCGAGGTTTTGCCGGAAGGCCTGCCCCCGATCGTGATCGTGCAGCACATGCCTGCCAACTTCACCCAAGCATTTGCGGCTCGCTTGAATTCCCTCTCCAGAGTCAACGTGAAAGAAGCGGAAACCGGCGATATTCTTCTGCCTGGCCATGCCTACCTGGCGCCCGGCGGAATGCACCTGGAAGTTAACCGCCATGGTGCCAAGGGCGGCAAGCTGCGTGTCCGTGATGGCGACTTTGTCAGTGGTCACCGGCCATCGGTCGATGTGATGATGTCGTCTGCCGTGAAGGTTTATCAGGATCGCCTGTTAGGAGTCATCATGACGGGCATGGGTCGCGATGGTTCCGATGGCTGCGGAGCAATCAAAGCCGCCGGCGGTTATGTGCTGGGGCAAGACGAAGCGACTTCCGACGTTTACGGAATGAATAAAGTCGCTTACCTGGCCGGGAACGTCGACCGCCAATTTTCACTGGATGAAGCCGCGACGACCGTCACTACCCAGGTTCGCCGCTTGTGGTCCGCAGCCACTGTTTCTTAG
- a CDS encoding NAD(P)-binding domain-containing protein has translation MAVETPAQIVIVGAGPIGIEAALYARFLGYQVTLLDSGDVGAHLRKWEHVRLFAPFQAISTRLGKSALAAQHQDLALPLDEQLVTGGQYLERYLQPLAASDLIADCLKLRHTVLSIARSSQTKAENYGQPARSETPLVTLAKDENGHEHLFESDIVLDCSGVGAQPNFIGGGGSPAVGELAACQHFESGVIDAHGKDANRFANQQILLIGAGHTAATNICQLSILARESLETHITWITREGKADGQNGPVTVIEDDTLPQRRQVAWEANQLLIEENGHLDHWPETTVKAVHYEPQNDHFQVTLAGKHSGVHSFDRIVANVGYRPDLEMLRQMQLDLCPNTEGTKSLIQPEPNFYILGSKSYGRDSSYLISDGLDQIRQVFAIIGDRDNLDLYAEPPGESNQA, from the coding sequence ATGGCAGTGGAAACGCCTGCCCAGATTGTGATTGTCGGTGCCGGGCCGATTGGCATCGAAGCCGCATTGTATGCCCGTTTCCTGGGGTATCAGGTCACCCTCCTCGATTCAGGAGACGTGGGCGCTCACCTTCGGAAATGGGAACACGTCCGCCTGTTCGCTCCCTTTCAAGCGATTAGTACCCGGCTAGGTAAATCGGCGCTGGCCGCTCAGCATCAAGACCTTGCGCTGCCTCTCGACGAGCAACTGGTTACCGGCGGCCAATATCTGGAACGATACCTTCAGCCGCTGGCCGCAAGCGATCTGATTGCGGATTGCTTAAAGCTTCGCCACACGGTGCTCTCGATCGCGCGAAGTTCGCAGACCAAAGCAGAAAATTATGGTCAGCCAGCGCGAAGCGAGACCCCGTTGGTCACCCTGGCAAAAGACGAAAATGGGCACGAGCATCTTTTTGAAAGCGACATCGTGCTCGATTGCAGCGGTGTCGGTGCTCAGCCCAACTTCATCGGTGGCGGCGGAAGTCCCGCCGTCGGGGAACTGGCAGCTTGCCAGCATTTTGAATCTGGTGTGATCGATGCGCACGGTAAAGATGCCAATCGCTTTGCCAATCAGCAAATACTGTTAATCGGAGCAGGGCACACTGCGGCGACCAATATTTGCCAGCTGAGTATTTTGGCCCGTGAGTCGCTCGAAACGCACATCACGTGGATTACGCGCGAGGGAAAAGCCGACGGCCAAAACGGTCCGGTGACCGTGATCGAGGATGACACTCTTCCGCAACGCAGGCAAGTTGCCTGGGAAGCGAATCAGCTATTGATCGAAGAGAATGGGCACCTTGATCATTGGCCAGAAACGACGGTGAAGGCGGTTCACTACGAACCCCAGAACGATCACTTTCAAGTGACCCTCGCCGGGAAGCACTCCGGCGTCCATTCGTTCGACCGAATCGTGGCCAACGTGGGCTACCGGCCTGATCTCGAGATGCTGCGTCAGATGCAACTCGATCTTTGCCCCAATACAGAAGGGACTAAGAGCCTGATTCAGCCGGAACCCAATTTCTATATCCTCGGCTCTAAAAGCTACGGAAGAGATTCGAGCTATCTGATTTCGGATGGACTCGATCAAATTCGCCAAGTCTTCGCCATCATCGGTGATCGGGATAACCTCGACTTGTACGCGGAACCTCCCGGCGAGTCGAATCAGGCCTAA
- a CDS encoding glycosyltransferase family 39 protein, which produces MNTNEPNLSSALPSWKTSALLGLGIAALALLLRLPSMGESLWVDELHTAWVVSDGIQEVPERAAMGNQASLYFLIVWAWAQLTGLSEWSLRLPSLIGGVCCVALITMIAHRWSRDVWVAVAAGAIAAIDIDWIFFATEARVYGFVQVIAVMQVVLAWQIVQHDRQRDWVFLVIATVGSFYFHYSTLLFSICLAAFMWLLSDSPSQRHRLLKASGCVAVGVAIALTHLSSIFDRRENWAQFITATSQNEWTRWVTALAALVPVALLASIYARRWSAEAKRVVLIGGMVFLPIAAAWCTTATGLAAIFFGRYLISSETLIPLLLVSLASLVPARMWRIGGVIVSVVIAFGLRTPHSLGPMRGEDWRTVVASVATDLENSTESTDVLIASGLIESDVLRLPSKRQPPFMEKWESYSLLPIESIYSLPEHAGQHFGLTYTRPGEATPQYLHRSAPDRPIVLIVRGTRETADQVVKNFLNSVPDRKYEVTIPETQAARVQWRVLLPQDVNADEGN; this is translated from the coding sequence GTGAATACCAACGAGCCTAACCTGTCCTCTGCCCTCCCTTCTTGGAAGACCAGTGCGTTGCTGGGACTGGGCATTGCCGCTTTGGCTCTTCTGTTACGACTGCCGTCGATGGGCGAAAGCTTGTGGGTCGACGAGTTGCACACGGCATGGGTCGTCTCGGATGGCATTCAAGAGGTTCCAGAGCGGGCCGCGATGGGCAACCAGGCATCGCTCTACTTTCTGATCGTCTGGGCATGGGCTCAGCTTACCGGCCTGAGCGAGTGGTCGCTGCGTCTTCCATCGCTGATCGGCGGAGTGTGTTGCGTGGCATTGATCACGATGATCGCCCATCGCTGGAGCCGCGACGTTTGGGTGGCCGTGGCCGCCGGTGCGATTGCCGCGATCGATATCGACTGGATCTTCTTTGCCACCGAAGCACGCGTGTATGGATTTGTGCAAGTAATCGCTGTGATGCAAGTCGTGCTTGCCTGGCAGATCGTACAGCACGATCGCCAGCGAGACTGGGTCTTCTTGGTGATCGCGACCGTCGGCAGCTTCTACTTTCATTACAGCACGTTGCTGTTTTCCATCTGCCTGGCCGCGTTCATGTGGCTGCTGTCCGATAGTCCTTCCCAGCGACATCGCCTACTGAAGGCGTCCGGTTGCGTGGCCGTGGGTGTCGCGATTGCCTTAACGCATCTGAGCAGCATCTTTGATCGTCGCGAGAATTGGGCCCAGTTCATCACGGCGACCTCGCAAAATGAATGGACACGCTGGGTAACGGCCTTAGCTGCTTTGGTGCCGGTCGCCCTGCTGGCATCGATCTATGCCCGGCGTTGGTCAGCGGAAGCGAAACGCGTGGTGCTGATCGGCGGGATGGTTTTCCTCCCGATTGCAGCGGCCTGGTGCACGACGGCGACGGGGCTGGCGGCAATCTTTTTTGGCCGCTACTTGATCTCGTCGGAAACGCTGATCCCGCTGTTACTGGTGAGCCTGGCTTCGCTTGTCCCGGCTCGCATGTGGCGGATCGGCGGAGTGATTGTCTCGGTGGTGATCGCGTTCGGTTTACGTACGCCCCATTCCCTGGGACCGATGCGAGGAGAAGACTGGCGGACGGTGGTCGCGTCGGTGGCCACCGACTTAGAGAATTCAACGGAAAGCACCGATGTTCTGATTGCCTCGGGGCTCATTGAGTCTGATGTTCTGCGGCTTCCATCCAAACGTCAGCCCCCCTTCATGGAAAAGTGGGAGTCGTACTCGCTGTTGCCCATCGAATCGATTTACTCGCTTCCCGAACACGCCGGGCAACATTTCGGTCTGACGTACACCCGCCCAGGAGAAGCGACGCCGCAGTATCTTCACCGGTCGGCACCAGACCGACCGATTGTGCTCATCGTGCGTGGTACGCGAGAGACAGCAGACCAGGTCGTCAAGAACTTTCTGAACTCGGTACCTGACCGCAAGTACGAAGTGACCATTCCAGAAACGCAGGCCGCACGCGTGCAGTGGCGGGTGCTGCTTCCGCAAGATGTGAATGCCGACGAAGGGAACTAA
- a CDS encoding ExeA family protein — protein MYEAYWNLKSRPFENTYSEAAYYPSESAQAAILKLRYAVENRRGAAILAGSCGLGKSLLVRSLLMQLPDTFSPKAHLVFPKLPSDALIPYLLMNLGRSPQASGTSSASENVWQLQQFLAANTRAGNHAVIVVDDAHLLSDHASLETLRLLTNFETDGKLDLTLVLVGQTAIIPAVERFPSLESRIGVKSLMRCFTPDETAAYVTHRLRVAGCEDDIFVAEGLQRLFEITRGNPREINRLCDLALLIGYAEEIRVIDAAQVESIHEELVTVAPE, from the coding sequence ATGTACGAAGCGTACTGGAATCTGAAATCTCGTCCGTTCGAGAACACCTACTCGGAAGCGGCATACTACCCTTCCGAGTCGGCTCAGGCCGCGATTCTCAAGCTTCGCTACGCCGTCGAAAACCGCCGCGGGGCCGCTATCTTGGCCGGATCGTGCGGGCTTGGTAAAAGCCTGCTAGTTCGATCGCTGCTGATGCAACTACCTGACACGTTTTCGCCCAAAGCTCACCTTGTTTTCCCGAAACTACCCAGCGATGCCCTGATTCCGTATCTGCTGATGAACCTCGGTCGCAGCCCTCAGGCCAGCGGCACCAGCAGCGCGAGCGAGAACGTCTGGCAATTGCAGCAGTTTCTGGCGGCAAACACACGAGCAGGCAACCACGCCGTGATCGTCGTGGACGATGCCCATCTCCTGAGCGACCATGCTTCGCTGGAAACGCTACGTCTGTTGACCAACTTCGAGACCGACGGCAAGCTGGACCTGACGCTGGTTCTCGTCGGGCAGACGGCCATCATCCCGGCGGTCGAGCGGTTCCCTTCCCTGGAAAGCCGCATCGGCGTGAAGTCGCTAATGCGCTGCTTTACGCCGGATGAAACCGCCGCCTACGTCACGCATCGCCTGCGAGTAGCCGGCTGCGAGGATGATATCTTCGTCGCCGAAGGTTTACAGCGTTTGTTCGAGATCACCCGCGGCAATCCGCGCGAGATCAACCGCCTGTGCGATCTGGCCCTCTTGATTGGCTACGCCGAAGAAATCCGCGTGATCGATGCCGCTCAGGTCGAATCGATTCACGAAGAACTGGTGACTGTCGCTCCTGAATAG
- a CDS encoding tyrosine-protein kinase family protein: MNSSQSSQQKSSDPVRTMSRKPTLSELQHWKTQGIRIDMPGSPLIGSYDESDSDQAGMQDEFLLAAQNTAAVAEALDRLMVRAGRKHTPVNPVSAQATQPVKLELPTPTIEINTWEPQPEQPPEPSNEPSFTFVAGTPQAELPTAAETETEDTKSEATATTAYRQRRLAHPKWETETLHWPEETDMVLDLCHDQWAALASSISSTIKSLALVSLGDGTGCSTMTMCLAKLLAAQGRRVLIIDEGSGNESLTVRLGLTEAGPVTEPVETLYEGMIQAADQPIAILPAGYRNLAELSAGQLQQFTQDYDIVLWDGGDRPEAWQRLALMHSVLIVRDARGTHDQELSQILPKLEQRKINVIGIAENFWR, translated from the coding sequence ATGAATTCATCCCAATCATCGCAGCAGAAGTCATCCGATCCGGTTCGCACGATGTCGCGTAAACCGACCCTCAGCGAACTGCAACATTGGAAAACCCAAGGCATCCGCATCGATATGCCTGGCTCTCCGCTAATCGGTTCGTATGACGAATCGGATAGCGACCAAGCCGGCATGCAAGACGAGTTCCTGCTCGCTGCCCAAAATACGGCCGCCGTGGCCGAAGCGCTCGATCGCCTGATGGTTCGGGCGGGACGCAAGCACACCCCGGTCAATCCAGTCTCTGCACAAGCGACCCAGCCCGTGAAACTAGAACTGCCGACTCCAACCATCGAAATTAATACGTGGGAACCTCAGCCTGAGCAGCCCCCGGAGCCATCGAATGAACCCAGCTTCACGTTCGTCGCTGGGACACCCCAGGCCGAATTGCCCACAGCGGCCGAGACAGAAACGGAAGACACAAAGTCTGAAGCGACGGCTACGACAGCCTATCGTCAGCGTCGGTTAGCACACCCTAAGTGGGAAACCGAAACGCTTCACTGGCCGGAAGAAACCGACATGGTTCTCGATCTGTGCCACGATCAATGGGCAGCACTGGCCAGCAGCATCTCCAGCACCATCAAATCGCTGGCCCTTGTCTCGCTGGGCGACGGCACCGGTTGCTCAACGATGACCATGTGCCTGGCCAAGTTGCTGGCTGCTCAGGGTCGCCGCGTTCTGATCATCGACGAAGGTAGCGGCAACGAAAGCCTGACCGTTCGCCTGGGCCTGACCGAAGCTGGCCCTGTTACCGAGCCCGTCGAAACCCTGTACGAAGGGATGATTCAGGCCGCCGATCAACCGATTGCCATCCTGCCGGCCGGCTATCGAAACCTGGCCGAGTTATCGGCTGGTCAACTGCAGCAGTTCACCCAAGATTACGATATCGTTCTGTGGGATGGCGGCGATCGACCGGAAGCTTGGCAGCGTCTGGCTTTGATGCATAGCGTTCTGATCGTACGCGATGCCCGAGGCACTCACGATCAGGAATTGAGCCAAATCTTGCCCAAGCTCGAGCAGCGTAAAATCAACGTGATTGGTATCGCCGAAAACTTCTGGCGATAA
- the metH gene encoding methionine synthase: protein MPGPRFAGRQHSIFNDIQKRILILDGAMGTMIQKFKLTEADVRGEQFANEEKDLRNFSDLLCLTKPEIIEGIHRDFLEAGAHIIETNTFGATPIAMDEFALSASLATDINVAAVKLARKVADEFNDRDPDNLRYVAGSIGPTSKTASISRRIEDPGFRDVNFNQLVDSYLVQIDAMVQAGVDILFPETTFDTLNLKACLFAIEKYYREQKIELPVMTSVTITDASGRTLSGQTVEAFWNSVAHFPMLSVGINCALGAELMRPYVQELSSISSCYISCHPNAGLPNEMGEYDQTPDQMAATIREFAESGWLNIVGGCCGSTPDHIKAIADTMRDFEPRKLHEQPSLTRLSGQEPFTITPNTNFVMIGERTNVTGSRRFARLIREELFEEAIAVALQQVESGANVIDVNMDDALLDGEAAMTRYLNLIAAEPDICKVPIMIDSSKWSVIEAGLRCVQGKSIVNSISLKEGEEEFLSKARLCRDYGAAVVIMAFDEVGQAVELDRKVEICKRAYDLLVEKLDFEPTDIIFDPNILTVATGIEEHNDYAINFIEATRRIKEVCPGAKISGGVSNVSFSFRGNDVIREAIHAVFLYHAIKAGLDMGIVNAGQLTVYDEVPTELKDLIEDVLFNKREDATERLVDFAETVKHQKGAGPKQEDLSWREQPVEKRLSHSLVKGIDRFIIEDTEEARQKAERCLHIIEGPLMDGMNVVGDLFGAGKMFLPQVVKSARVMKKAVAHLLPFMEKEKEEMGTTDHDARGKILMATVKGDVHDIGKNIVGVVLGCNNYEIIDLGVMVHCDKILAAAKKHGVDVIGLSGLITPSLDEMVHVAQEMQAAGMDIPLLIGGATTSAKHTAVKIAPAYDHAVVHVLDASRSVGVVDRLLSKENSPAFLEKNRTLQKELVDSYRKRQAITLVSLKQAREKHFETDWSNVDIATPSFTGTKTLKEFPLEILRDFIDWSPFFNSWELKGKYPKIFEDEYVGEEAKKLFHDANELLDQIISEKLFTANGVFGFWPAAADGDDIVVYDPNDPEEEIERFFTLRQQWERKGQKDFRALADYIAPVGSGRRDYIGSFAVTTGIGCQELASKFDADYDDYNSIMAKALADRLAEAFAECLHLEARKAWKFGEGESLSKEELIKEGYRGIRPAPGYPAQPDHTEKWTLFRLLNAEQETGIELTESLAMMPAASVCGMYFAHPAARYFAIHQLGRDQVEDYAKRKKMPLKDIEKWLSPNLSYDP from the coding sequence ATGCCAGGTCCTCGATTCGCCGGTCGCCAGCACTCGATCTTCAACGACATCCAAAAGCGTATTCTGATTCTCGATGGTGCCATGGGTACGATGATTCAGAAGTTCAAGCTGACCGAAGCGGATGTCCGTGGCGAGCAGTTCGCCAACGAAGAAAAGGATCTTCGTAACTTCAGCGATCTGCTCTGTTTGACCAAGCCGGAGATCATTGAAGGGATTCACCGCGACTTTCTCGAAGCGGGCGCCCACATCATCGAGACCAACACGTTTGGTGCTACGCCGATCGCCATGGATGAGTTCGCGCTCAGCGCATCGCTAGCAACCGATATCAATGTTGCCGCGGTGAAGCTGGCCAGAAAGGTAGCCGACGAGTTCAACGACCGCGATCCGGACAATTTGCGTTACGTGGCCGGTTCGATCGGTCCGACCAGCAAGACGGCCTCGATCTCGCGGCGGATCGAAGACCCCGGCTTCCGTGATGTGAACTTCAACCAACTCGTCGATTCGTACCTGGTGCAGATCGACGCGATGGTCCAGGCAGGCGTCGATATCCTCTTTCCGGAAACGACCTTCGATACGCTCAACCTGAAAGCATGTCTGTTCGCGATTGAAAAATACTATCGCGAGCAGAAGATTGAACTGCCGGTGATGACATCGGTCACCATCACCGACGCTTCCGGACGAACGCTGTCTGGTCAAACGGTCGAAGCATTTTGGAATTCGGTAGCGCACTTTCCAATGCTAAGCGTGGGGATCAACTGCGCCTTGGGTGCCGAGCTGATGCGTCCTTACGTGCAAGAGCTTTCGTCGATTTCGTCGTGCTACATCAGTTGCCATCCGAACGCTGGTTTGCCCAACGAAATGGGCGAATACGATCAGACGCCTGATCAAATGGCGGCCACAATTCGCGAGTTTGCCGAGAGCGGCTGGTTGAATATTGTGGGCGGTTGTTGTGGTAGCACGCCGGACCATATCAAAGCGATCGCCGACACGATGCGCGACTTCGAACCTCGCAAACTGCACGAGCAGCCATCGCTAACGCGGTTGAGCGGTCAAGAGCCGTTCACGATCACGCCGAACACCAACTTCGTAATGATCGGCGAGCGAACCAACGTGACGGGCTCACGGCGTTTTGCCCGACTCATTCGGGAAGAGCTTTTTGAAGAAGCGATCGCTGTGGCACTGCAGCAGGTCGAAAGCGGCGCAAACGTGATCGATGTGAACATGGACGACGCTCTGCTCGACGGCGAAGCGGCCATGACGCGTTATTTGAACCTGATCGCGGCCGAGCCAGACATCTGCAAAGTGCCAATCATGATCGACAGCTCGAAGTGGTCGGTCATTGAAGCGGGCCTCCGCTGCGTGCAAGGCAAGTCGATCGTCAATTCGATCAGCCTCAAAGAAGGGGAAGAAGAGTTCCTCAGCAAGGCCCGACTCTGTCGCGACTATGGGGCGGCCGTGGTCATCATGGCCTTCGACGAAGTTGGACAGGCCGTCGAGCTCGATCGCAAAGTCGAGATCTGCAAGCGTGCCTACGACTTGCTGGTCGAGAAGCTCGACTTCGAACCGACCGATATCATCTTCGATCCGAACATTTTAACGGTGGCCACCGGGATCGAAGAGCATAATGACTACGCGATCAACTTCATCGAAGCAACTCGGCGGATCAAAGAAGTTTGCCCCGGAGCCAAGATCTCCGGCGGGGTGAGCAATGTGTCGTTCTCGTTCCGCGGCAACGACGTCATTCGTGAAGCGATCCACGCCGTGTTCCTGTACCACGCGATTAAAGCTGGCCTGGATATGGGGATCGTCAACGCCGGTCAGTTGACTGTCTACGACGAAGTGCCAACTGAATTGAAGGACTTGATCGAGGATGTCCTGTTCAACAAACGCGAGGATGCGACCGAACGCCTTGTCGATTTCGCCGAAACGGTCAAGCATCAAAAGGGCGCCGGCCCGAAGCAAGAGGATCTTTCGTGGCGAGAACAACCGGTCGAAAAGCGGCTGTCTCACTCGCTTGTCAAAGGGATCGACCGCTTCATCATCGAAGATACCGAAGAAGCCCGTCAGAAAGCCGAACGCTGCCTGCATATCATCGAAGGTCCCTTGATGGACGGGATGAATGTCGTCGGCGACCTGTTCGGTGCCGGCAAGATGTTCCTGCCTCAGGTGGTCAAGAGTGCTCGCGTGATGAAGAAGGCGGTCGCGCATCTGCTTCCTTTTATGGAGAAGGAAAAGGAAGAGATGGGCACGACCGACCACGATGCCCGTGGCAAGATTTTGATGGCGACGGTCAAAGGAGACGTTCACGACATCGGCAAGAACATCGTGGGCGTGGTTTTGGGTTGCAACAACTACGAGATCATCGACCTGGGGGTGATGGTCCACTGCGACAAGATTTTAGCGGCGGCGAAAAAGCATGGAGTCGACGTGATCGGCCTGTCAGGGCTCATTACGCCGAGCTTGGACGAGATGGTCCACGTAGCCCAAGAGATGCAAGCCGCCGGTATGGACATTCCACTGCTGATCGGCGGCGCAACCACCAGCGCTAAGCACACGGCGGTCAAGATTGCTCCGGCCTACGATCATGCGGTGGTGCATGTTTTAGACGCGTCACGCAGTGTGGGTGTGGTCGATCGGCTCTTAAGCAAAGAGAACTCGCCGGCCTTTTTAGAAAAGAATCGCACGCTGCAAAAGGAGCTTGTCGATTCGTATCGCAAGCGTCAGGCGATCACGCTCGTTTCGTTAAAACAGGCCCGCGAAAAGCACTTTGAAACCGACTGGTCAAACGTTGACATTGCGACCCCTTCGTTCACCGGTACCAAGACCCTTAAAGAGTTTCCACTGGAAATTCTCCGCGACTTTATCGACTGGTCGCCGTTTTTCAACTCGTGGGAGTTAAAGGGCAAGTACCCGAAGATCTTTGAAGATGAGTACGTAGGCGAAGAGGCGAAGAAGCTGTTCCACGATGCGAACGAACTTCTCGATCAGATCATTTCCGAGAAGCTCTTTACGGCCAACGGCGTGTTCGGCTTCTGGCCCGCAGCGGCCGACGGAGATGACATTGTTGTCTATGACCCGAACGATCCTGAAGAGGAAATCGAACGCTTCTTTACGCTACGTCAGCAATGGGAACGTAAGGGGCAAAAAGACTTCCGAGCCCTGGCCGACTACATCGCCCCGGTAGGAAGTGGACGACGCGATTACATCGGATCGTTCGCCGTGACGACCGGGATTGGCTGTCAGGAGTTGGCGTCTAAGTTCGATGCCGATTATGACGACTACAACTCGATCATGGCCAAGGCTCTCGCCGATCGTCTGGCCGAAGCGTTCGCCGAGTGTCTGCACTTAGAGGCCCGCAAGGCGTGGAAGTTTGGCGAAGGAGAATCGCTTTCCAAAGAAGAGTTGATCAAAGAAGGCTATCGCGGCATCCGTCCCGCCCCCGGCTATCCGGCTCAGCCTGACCATACCGAAAAATGGACTCTCTTCCGTCTGCTCAATGCCGAGCAAGAGACAGGCATCGAACTGACCGAAAGCCTGGCCATGATGCCGGCAGCAAGCGTATGCGGTATGTATTTCGCCCACCCGGCCGCGCGGTACTTCGCCATTCATCAACTGGGTCGCGATCAGGTTGAAGACTACGCCAAGCGTAAAAAGATGCCGCTGAAAGACATTGAAAAGTGGCTCTCGCCAAACCTCTCGTACGACCCGTAA